In one Rhodohalobacter sp. 614A genomic region, the following are encoded:
- a CDS encoding alpha-L-rhamnosidase, with translation MNNMKIFHFFISFSLYVVIMSAGSFFEANAQPANDLELYDFQVEYFTNPIGIDDPNPRFSWKIMSDRRNTHQTSYQIQVSESEDFLNVVWDTGEIGSDQSTQIAYDGPELESRKRYYWRVKIQDNHGNEAGWSEASFWEMGLLSSDDWQADWIEPGFEQDSTISPPSPMFRNEFELDKQVESARIYITSHGIYEMEINGERVGDRYFTPGWTSYHNRLQYQVYDITDFLETGENAVGVMLGDGWYRGYLAWGDARNHYGKTLGLLAQIEVTYEDGSVATFGTDDNWMSSTGPILKSDIYNGEMYDARLEKEGWTKTGYDDSDWFGVNVAHHTKENLVAPEGPPVRKIQTLNPIEIFETPGGDTVVDFGQNLVGWVKISAEGKAGTEISLVHAEVLDKEGNFYTANIRAAEQTNRFILKGEGVETFEPHFTFQGFRYVKIEGYPGELSEDDLTAVVLHSDMKPTGHFETSNALLNQLQHNIVWGQKGNFVDIPTDCPQRDERLGWTGDIQVFASTACYNMDASGFLSKWMRDVDADQNEDGSVPYVVPNVLGPQAAGSSGWADASVIVPWTIYQAYGDEQILETQYESMKDWVEYMKTRAAMDSTTYLWDNNFTFGDWLSFNSTASDYPGAYTDKALISTAFFGHSTDLLARSARILGKDMDAQEYEELFENIREAFQHEYMTSSGRIMSNTQTAYLLALQFDLLTEDMESKAVEYLLARVNERGHLTTGFLGTPHLNPILTQYGHTGEAYELLLRKEYPSWLYPVTMGATTIWERWDGIKPDGSFQDPGMNSYNHYAYGAIGEWLYKSVAGIDQETAGYKRISIHPHFGGGLNYVRSFLDSMYGKVESQWHYKDDQMHLIVEIPSNTTTVVTLPFANVNGVRESENVLDQAEEILGFSQSGENVQVEVGSGRYQFVYSSNRLESLLATSEFSTNTELWALMENEEARSILEEHIPELLESESFDIASTMPLVQVAQFTPDIVTADILEAINQELKMIESEFQPRLHVDQKIAELIAYEEGRELLREHLPGLMDSPWLSQVMGYPIEYASHSLPASFGLDSEAINKILNDLKAMSPN, from the coding sequence ATGAATAACATGAAAATTTTTCACTTCTTCATCTCTTTTTCTCTGTATGTGGTAATAATGTCAGCCGGAAGTTTTTTTGAGGCCAACGCTCAACCTGCTAATGATTTGGAACTCTACGATTTTCAAGTGGAATATTTCACCAATCCGATAGGAATTGATGATCCTAATCCACGATTTTCCTGGAAAATAATGAGCGACCGTAGAAATACGCATCAAACCTCCTATCAAATACAGGTATCTGAAAGCGAAGATTTTTTAAATGTGGTTTGGGATACAGGAGAAATCGGGTCTGATCAGTCGACTCAAATAGCATACGACGGACCTGAATTGGAATCTCGTAAAAGATATTATTGGAGAGTGAAAATTCAGGATAATCACGGGAATGAGGCTGGTTGGAGTGAGGCTTCTTTTTGGGAAATGGGATTGTTGAGTTCAGATGACTGGCAAGCCGATTGGATAGAGCCGGGTTTTGAACAGGATTCAACCATATCTCCGCCAAGCCCTATGTTCCGCAATGAATTTGAGTTGGATAAACAAGTGGAATCCGCGCGGATTTATATCACAAGTCACGGCATCTACGAGATGGAAATTAATGGAGAACGAGTGGGTGATCGCTATTTTACTCCGGGTTGGACAAGTTATCACAATCGGTTGCAGTATCAGGTTTATGATATTACCGATTTTCTGGAAACCGGAGAAAATGCAGTTGGCGTTATGTTGGGCGATGGCTGGTATCGCGGGTATTTGGCTTGGGGAGATGCGCGAAATCACTATGGAAAAACATTGGGTCTTCTGGCTCAGATCGAAGTAACTTATGAAGATGGTAGTGTTGCCACATTTGGCACGGATGATAATTGGATGTCCTCGACCGGTCCCATTCTGAAATCAGACATCTATAATGGTGAAATGTATGATGCCCGTCTCGAAAAAGAAGGATGGACAAAAACCGGCTATGATGATAGTGATTGGTTTGGGGTAAACGTTGCCCATCACACCAAAGAAAATCTGGTTGCACCGGAAGGTCCGCCGGTTCGCAAGATTCAGACCTTAAACCCCATCGAAATATTTGAAACTCCCGGAGGAGATACCGTTGTAGATTTTGGGCAAAACCTGGTAGGCTGGGTTAAAATAAGTGCCGAAGGGAAAGCCGGAACCGAGATTTCGCTTGTACACGCAGAAGTTTTAGATAAGGAAGGAAATTTTTATACGGCAAACATTCGCGCCGCCGAACAGACAAACCGATTTATTCTTAAAGGCGAAGGAGTAGAAACCTTTGAACCTCATTTTACATTTCAGGGATTTAGATATGTAAAAATAGAGGGATATCCCGGAGAGCTCTCCGAAGATGATTTAACGGCTGTTGTTCTCCATTCAGACATGAAGCCTACCGGTCATTTTGAGACATCCAATGCGTTGCTCAATCAGCTTCAGCATAACATTGTTTGGGGACAAAAAGGAAATTTTGTGGATATCCCAACAGATTGTCCACAACGAGATGAGCGGCTTGGATGGACGGGTGATATCCAGGTATTTGCATCAACGGCCTGTTATAATATGGACGCCTCGGGATTTCTTTCAAAATGGATGAGAGATGTGGATGCCGATCAAAATGAAGATGGAAGTGTGCCGTATGTTGTTCCAAATGTGTTGGGGCCTCAGGCAGCCGGTTCATCGGGGTGGGCAGATGCGAGCGTGATTGTACCCTGGACGATTTACCAGGCGTATGGCGATGAGCAGATTCTTGAAACCCAATACGAAAGCATGAAGGATTGGGTAGAATACATGAAAACCCGGGCTGCAATGGACAGTACTACGTATTTGTGGGATAATAATTTCACATTCGGCGACTGGCTTTCTTTTAACAGCACGGCCTCTGATTATCCCGGTGCGTATACAGATAAAGCTCTGATATCAACCGCGTTCTTTGGTCATTCAACGGATTTACTGGCTCGATCTGCCAGAATTCTCGGGAAGGATATGGATGCACAAGAGTACGAAGAACTTTTTGAAAATATCAGAGAAGCGTTTCAGCATGAGTATATGACATCAAGCGGGCGGATAATGTCGAATACTCAAACGGCTTACCTGTTGGCTCTTCAGTTTGATCTGCTTACTGAAGATATGGAATCAAAAGCTGTAGAGTATCTTTTGGCAAGAGTTAATGAACGCGGGCATTTAACAACCGGGTTTTTAGGGACACCGCATCTCAACCCGATTTTAACACAGTACGGGCATACCGGCGAAGCCTATGAGTTATTGCTGAGAAAAGAGTATCCGTCATGGCTCTATCCGGTCACAATGGGTGCAACTACCATTTGGGAACGTTGGGACGGCATTAAGCCGGATGGTTCATTCCAGGATCCGGGGATGAACTCCTATAACCATTACGCCTACGGTGCCATTGGAGAATGGCTTTATAAATCTGTTGCGGGAATTGATCAGGAAACTGCGGGATATAAGAGAATCTCCATTCATCCACATTTTGGAGGTGGATTGAATTACGTAAGGAGTTTTCTTGATTCCATGTATGGCAAGGTGGAATCGCAATGGCATTATAAAGATGACCAAATGCATTTGATCGTTGAAATTCCATCCAATACAACCACCGTAGTTACACTTCCTTTTGCGAACGTGAATGGCGTTCGGGAAAGTGAGAATGTACTGGATCAAGCCGAAGAAATTCTTGGATTTTCCCAGTCAGGTGAGAATGTACAAGTAGAAGTTGGATCCGGACGTTATCAATTCGTGTATTCATCGAACAGGCTTGAATCTCTGTTGGCCACCAGTGAGTTTAGCACCAATACGGAGTTATGGGCTTTGATGGAAAATGAAGAAGCGCGAAGTATTCTGGAAGAACATATTCCCGAATTACTGGAAAGTGAATCATTTGATATCGCATCAACAATGCCGTTGGTACAAGTAGCTCAATTTACGCCGGATATTGTGACTGCTGATATTCTGGAGGCTATCAATCAGGAATTGAAAATGATTGAATCTGAATTTCAGCCAAGACTGCATGTGGATCAAAAAATAGCAGAATTGATTGCTTATGAGGAAGGCAGAGAACTTCTCAGAGAACACTTGCCGGGTTTGATGGATTCTCCATGGCTCAGCCAGGTGATGGGCTATCCAATCGAATATGCAAGTCATTCCTTGCCTGCATCGTTTGGCTTAGATAGCGAGGCCATAAACAAAATTCTGAATGATTTAAAAGCGATGAGCCCCAATTAA
- a CDS encoding sugar-binding transcriptional regulator gives MARTKDPIDIRLISKISTMYYNQDYNQQQIANRLHLSRPKVSRMLKQAREQGIVQITITTPNSNFVELEHSLENKFGLKEVILVESDADMSADVIKRQIGSAAANYLNRTAQEGDVIGVTWGTTLQAMVESMQPKPINGLHIVQALGGVGPPEAKAHAADISRRLSQLLNAKLTLLPAPGIVGSVQAKEVLMDDPQVKNALDLFPIINTLFVGIGALKTNPVLNKKSKELSESTCREILNSDAVGDIALHFFDANGNEAKTRLKDLILGVSPEQVMQIETVVGIAGGPEKEEVIHAALLGKNINVLISDSLTAKKVLEI, from the coding sequence ATGGCAAGAACCAAAGACCCGATTGATATTAGGCTGATCAGTAAGATCAGCACAATGTATTACAACCAGGATTATAACCAGCAGCAAATTGCGAACAGGCTTCACCTCTCCCGGCCGAAAGTGTCTCGCATGCTTAAACAAGCCCGGGAACAGGGAATTGTGCAGATTACAATTACAACGCCGAACAGCAATTTTGTTGAACTTGAACATTCTCTTGAAAATAAGTTTGGGCTGAAAGAGGTGATTCTCGTTGAATCCGACGCTGATATGTCGGCAGATGTGATCAAACGTCAGATCGGGTCGGCAGCGGCAAACTACCTGAACCGCACCGCCCAGGAAGGAGATGTGATTGGCGTAACCTGGGGAACTACTTTACAGGCAATGGTTGAATCCATGCAGCCTAAACCTATTAACGGCTTGCATATTGTTCAGGCCCTGGGAGGAGTTGGGCCTCCTGAAGCAAAAGCCCATGCTGCGGATATCTCCCGGCGGCTCTCTCAGCTCCTTAATGCAAAACTGACTCTTCTCCCGGCTCCGGGAATTGTGGGAAGTGTTCAGGCCAAAGAGGTTTTGATGGATGACCCACAAGTAAAAAATGCCCTTGATTTATTTCCCATAATCAACACTCTTTTTGTTGGAATTGGCGCTTTAAAAACCAACCCCGTTTTAAATAAAAAGAGCAAAGAGCTCTCAGAATCAACTTGTCGGGAAATATTGAATTCTGATGCTGTTGGCGATATCGCACTTCATTTCTTTGATGCGAATGGTAATGAGGCTAAAACCCGCTTGAAAGATCTTATACTTGGAGTTTCTCCGGAGCAGGTCATGCAAATTGAAACGGTTGTGGGCATTGCAGGGGGACCCGAAAAAGAGGAAGTGATTCATGCCGCACTATTGGGAAAAAATATAAACGTATTGATTTCGGATAGCCTTACTGCCAAAAAAGTATTAGAAATCTGA
- a CDS encoding family 78 glycoside hydrolase catalytic domain: MKKIIILLLLGGFIFLFTNCSKDENLSGIRSLEVEHLSNPLGLDVKDPQFSWIYENGSRGASQSAYRIIVSENPDDLENEEGSLWDSGKVNSSSTINNPYEGSALESGQKYFWKARVWDQNGNPTSWSETQHFQMSLLDADDWQARWITTPDSTVSSPLLRNEFTINQGIQSATAFITGVGYYEFYLNGEKVGDHVLDPAITDFSKRILYETYDVTDHLNEGTNAAGFWLGNSAFRIKPEEGRWTWFGSNNQFGTPMGILQLHILYEDGSEEVIWSNNEWKTDASPILYNNVYGGEDYDARLEQEGWNQVDFDDAHWQPVKVVEDPDVLMDSQIMPPIRVVETIEPATRTNPKSGIYLFDLEQNIPGWWKLSVDGEQGTEIKIRAAETLNNELFPNALEPGDSLSTSEQYHANVWTTYILKGDGTETYEPKFFYSGFRYIEVQVDNPDAIGSLEVDGQVVHSDLERNGHFASSDTLLNQIYEAAIWSQRGNLHGYPEDCPHREKGGYNGDGQVIAETSIHDFQMHSFYQKWLNDMKDAQYENGRIPNTSPLMLGGVGGGIAWGSAYILLPWWMYQYYEDTRILEDHYESMKRYMSYLENLASENDENPDEDYIINEFGGYWDSLGEWEAPVRDRTGPNNPLTNTYYWYLDVLTFADIAEVLGSDEDRQNYLALADSIKEAFNEKFFLEEQNLYGTEELYQGYLLFALSGDLVPEENRQAVLENLIHDIQVTSNGHLGTGILGTKHLINVLAEEGREDVLHEVVTKKTFPSWGHWIENGATTLWESWDAESSHNHQMFGTVNEYFYKYLAGIQAPTNAGTSIGYKEIHIKPYIPDDMNWAEASVETVRGTVSSRWEKSENSLTLEITIPANTTGKVSIPTMSWNNVQISEGGETVWSEGEVVESDTQIISGREENGFVELDVTSGRYEFELTAEE, translated from the coding sequence GAAGGCAGTCTATGGGATTCAGGAAAGGTAAACAGTTCGAGTACGATTAATAATCCATATGAAGGTTCGGCTCTGGAGAGTGGACAGAAATATTTCTGGAAGGCCAGGGTGTGGGATCAGAATGGGAATCCCACGTCTTGGAGTGAAACGCAGCATTTTCAAATGAGCTTGCTGGATGCAGACGATTGGCAAGCCCGGTGGATTACCACTCCCGACAGCACGGTTTCATCGCCATTGTTACGAAATGAGTTTACGATTAATCAGGGAATTCAATCGGCAACCGCGTTTATAACCGGAGTGGGTTACTACGAATTCTATCTAAATGGCGAAAAAGTTGGGGATCATGTACTTGATCCGGCCATTACAGATTTTAGCAAACGGATCCTATACGAAACGTATGATGTAACGGATCATCTGAATGAAGGAACAAACGCCGCTGGTTTTTGGCTTGGAAATAGTGCTTTCCGAATCAAACCGGAAGAGGGGCGATGGACCTGGTTTGGTTCGAACAATCAATTTGGAACACCAATGGGGATTCTTCAGCTACACATTCTTTACGAAGATGGCTCAGAAGAGGTTATTTGGAGCAACAATGAGTGGAAAACAGATGCAAGTCCCATTCTTTACAACAACGTTTACGGGGGTGAAGATTACGATGCCCGGCTGGAACAGGAGGGATGGAATCAAGTGGATTTTGATGATGCACACTGGCAACCTGTGAAAGTTGTAGAAGATCCGGATGTTCTTATGGATTCCCAGATTATGCCGCCAATCCGTGTTGTAGAAACGATTGAACCGGCCACGCGAACCAATCCGAAATCCGGTATTTACCTGTTTGATCTCGAACAAAATATACCCGGATGGTGGAAATTATCAGTTGATGGGGAGCAGGGAACGGAGATCAAAATTCGGGCAGCAGAAACCCTGAATAATGAGCTTTTTCCAAACGCGCTTGAGCCGGGAGACAGTCTTAGTACCAGCGAGCAATATCATGCGAATGTCTGGACAACATATATCTTAAAAGGAGACGGAACCGAAACCTACGAACCAAAGTTTTTCTATTCAGGATTTCGATACATTGAAGTTCAGGTAGATAATCCCGACGCGATTGGATCGCTGGAAGTTGACGGACAGGTGGTTCATTCTGACTTGGAGCGAAATGGACATTTTGCTTCTTCTGATACACTTCTGAATCAAATTTACGAGGCGGCGATATGGTCACAACGAGGAAATCTGCACGGCTATCCCGAAGATTGTCCGCATCGGGAAAAGGGCGGATATAACGGAGACGGTCAGGTTATCGCTGAGACATCCATTCACGATTTTCAGATGCATTCTTTCTATCAAAAATGGCTGAATGACATGAAAGACGCTCAATATGAAAACGGCCGTATTCCCAACACATCTCCGTTGATGTTAGGCGGCGTTGGCGGAGGAATCGCCTGGGGAAGTGCATACATTTTACTTCCCTGGTGGATGTATCAATACTATGAGGATACCCGGATTCTTGAGGATCACTACGAGAGCATGAAAAGATATATGAGCTATCTTGAAAATCTTGCTTCGGAAAATGATGAAAACCCGGATGAAGATTACATAATCAACGAATTTGGTGGCTATTGGGATTCACTGGGAGAATGGGAAGCCCCGGTTCGCGATCGAACCGGCCCCAACAATCCATTGACAAATACTTACTACTGGTATCTTGATGTTTTAACGTTTGCGGATATTGCAGAAGTTTTGGGGAGTGATGAAGACCGACAAAATTATCTGGCATTGGCCGATTCTATCAAGGAGGCCTTTAACGAGAAGTTTTTCCTTGAGGAGCAAAACTTGTATGGAACAGAAGAACTTTACCAGGGATATTTGCTCTTTGCTTTGAGTGGAGATTTAGTGCCGGAAGAAAACCGCCAGGCCGTTCTGGAAAACTTAATTCACGATATTCAGGTTACAAGCAACGGCCATCTGGGAACAGGAATTCTGGGTACCAAACACCTGATTAATGTCTTGGCTGAAGAGGGAAGAGAGGATGTTCTTCACGAAGTAGTAACCAAAAAAACATTTCCAAGCTGGGGCCATTGGATTGAAAATGGAGCCACCACGCTTTGGGAAAGCTGGGATGCCGAAAGCTCTCATAATCACCAAATGTTTGGAACTGTCAATGAATATTTCTACAAGTATTTAGCGGGAATTCAGGCCCCGACAAATGCTGGAACATCCATCGGTTACAAGGAAATTCATATCAAACCATATATTCCGGATGACATGAATTGGGCGGAAGCCTCGGTTGAAACGGTTCGGGGAACGGTATCATCCAGGTGGGAAAAATCGGAGAACAGTTTGACTCTGGAAATAACAATTCCTGCAAATACAACAGGCAAAGTTAGTATTCCAACTATGAGTTGGAATAATGTTCAAATTTCAGAAGGTGGAGAGACGGTTTGGAGTGAAGGAGAAGTTGTAGAAAGCGATACACAAATTATCAGCGGGCGAGAAGAAAACGGTTTTGTAGAACTTGATGTGACATCAGGACGCTACGAGTTTGAATTGACAGCTGAAGAATAA
- a CDS encoding RNA polymerase sigma factor: MHLQVTKPLTLSNPGKLEYEELWTEVRHGDKDALARLFCLNYSLLFNYGYKIIANEALVKDCIQDLFLIIWRRHEHLNDAYSVKAYLIQSLRRLLLKDLSKQENRSERNEVFMYRAFENIYNVEELMIHFEVEVEQKQKLKEAIQSLNNREREAIFLKFYGGASNQEIAQIMNINIQSVYNHISKALNNLKAFINFV, from the coding sequence ATGCATCTTCAGGTTACAAAACCTTTGACTCTTAGTAATCCGGGGAAATTAGAATATGAAGAGCTTTGGACTGAAGTTCGTCATGGGGATAAAGATGCCCTCGCCAGGCTTTTTTGTTTAAATTATTCGTTGCTGTTTAATTACGGATATAAAATTATTGCGAATGAGGCCTTGGTCAAAGACTGTATACAAGATCTGTTTTTGATAATATGGCGCAGGCATGAACATTTAAATGATGCCTATTCAGTAAAAGCTTATTTGATACAATCACTGAGACGACTTCTGTTGAAAGATCTTTCAAAACAAGAAAACCGGTCCGAACGCAATGAGGTATTCATGTATCGTGCTTTTGAAAATATATATAATGTGGAAGAGCTTATGATTCACTTTGAAGTAGAAGTGGAGCAAAAGCAAAAATTAAAGGAAGCCATTCAATCTTTAAACAATCGTGAGAGAGAGGCTATTTTTTTAAAATTCTATGGAGGCGCTTCCAATCAGGAAATCGCTCAAATTATGAACATAAATATTCAGAGTGTTTACAACCATATCTCTAAGGCGCTTAATAATTTAAAAGCTTTTATTAATTTCGTTTAA
- a CDS encoding ThuA domain-containing protein, with protein MKIYFNSIGLLSLLLISLFLLTSCSNERPGDPKILVFSKTAGFHHQSIADGIIAIQQLGEENGFEVDTTTDANMFTEGSLEQYSAVVFLSTTGDVLNHYQEADFERYIQSGGGYVGIHAAADTEYNWGWYGRMVGGYFLDHPGINDPHPNVQEGVLTVEDPTHSSTEFLPEQWTRTDEWYSYKNFNEDVNVLLSLDEASYQGGVDMGYHPMAWYHEFDGGRIFYTGLGHTSESFYEDEYLQHILAGIQYAIGENEILDYDEATTLQVPAENRFTKTPLVLGEFFEPTEMTILPNLDILIAQRRGEILHFDNEDSTLNQVALLDVYHQTDVEGVNAEEGVLGLKADPNFEDNNFVYIFYSPSDTSVNRLSRFVFENDELDMNSETTILEFYSQRNICCHTGGSIAFDGDGLLYVSTGDNSTPFNQEGRYVTSGFAPLDQREGNEQFDAMRSSGNANDLRGKILRIRVNDDGTYDIPEGNLYAPGTEGTRPEIYVQGNRNPYRIQVDKKTNFLYWGEVGPDANNDSLQTRGPRGYDEVNQAREAGFFGWPMFVGNNYPYVRYNYSTGESGEAFDPESPVNNSPNNTGIEQLPPAQPAFIWYPYAASPDFPTVGTGGRNAMAGPVYYSDMYPEEHRLPDYYDGKFFIYDWVRGWMKAVTMWPNGDFSKMEPFMPNTKLNALIDLEMGPDGRLYMLEYGSGWFSKNPDAGLSRIDFNAGNRPPVVDDVLVDKTSGVLPLTVQVTANAGDPEDTELTYIWDFGNGETTETSGPETEITYNEIGEYEITLEVQDPGGLTGIGRSVPVYAGNAAPIVNINIEGNSTFYFPGVPVSYSVNIEDPNDPSASEDLSSLIVSADYIEGTDMAVASQGHQIMTQAMVGRNLVETLDCQACHSVSEASIGPSYTEVAALYEDSTGVTPYLVNKIINGGSGVWGETVMPGHLELNESDARSIVSWIQSLAGEQENETLPASGTIDPTLGEDPAPNGLLILSASYTDKGSSETKPLTGNTSIYLQNNTMSFERASNLDGFSTMTFGGNFLMMVPDPTGSFSLQNIDLTDVGSVTIVAGLQEPLSGEIDFELRLGSPEGEVIGEATYEAGGGFQTPQGFLGYTLTFNLSSPIDEGSHDLYVISRRADGAGGTFILSSIQFDPVQ; from the coding sequence ATGAAGATCTATTTCAATTCAATTGGCTTACTGAGTTTACTGCTCATTTCACTTTTTTTGTTAACATCTTGCTCAAACGAACGACCGGGAGATCCAAAAATCCTTGTTTTCAGTAAAACTGCGGGCTTTCATCATCAATCCATTGCTGATGGAATTATAGCCATACAACAGTTAGGCGAGGAAAATGGTTTTGAAGTGGATACAACCACCGATGCCAATATGTTCACGGAAGGTTCACTTGAACAGTACTCTGCGGTTGTATTTCTGAGTACCACCGGAGATGTTTTGAACCACTATCAGGAAGCCGATTTTGAGCGCTACATTCAGTCCGGTGGCGGCTATGTTGGAATTCATGCAGCCGCCGATACTGAATACAATTGGGGCTGGTACGGCCGAATGGTGGGAGGATATTTTCTTGATCACCCAGGTATTAACGATCCTCATCCAAATGTGCAAGAAGGAGTTTTAACTGTTGAGGATCCCACTCATTCATCTACAGAGTTTCTGCCGGAACAGTGGACCCGAACGGACGAATGGTACAGCTATAAAAATTTCAATGAAGATGTAAATGTACTTCTGTCATTGGATGAAGCAAGTTACCAAGGCGGGGTGGATATGGGATATCATCCGATGGCCTGGTATCACGAATTTGATGGCGGACGTATTTTTTACACCGGTCTGGGACACACCAGCGAATCTTTTTATGAGGATGAGTATTTGCAGCACATTCTCGCGGGAATCCAATATGCAATCGGGGAGAATGAAATACTTGATTATGATGAAGCGACTACCTTGCAGGTGCCGGCCGAAAACAGGTTCACCAAAACCCCACTGGTGTTAGGGGAATTTTTCGAACCCACTGAAATGACGATCCTTCCAAATCTGGATATTCTGATTGCTCAACGCCGCGGAGAAATTCTCCATTTTGATAACGAAGATTCAACTCTTAACCAAGTGGCATTGCTGGATGTGTATCATCAAACCGATGTTGAGGGGGTGAATGCGGAAGAAGGTGTACTTGGTCTTAAAGCCGATCCAAACTTTGAAGACAACAACTTCGTCTACATTTTTTACAGTCCCTCCGATACGTCTGTGAACAGGCTCTCAAGATTTGTGTTTGAAAATGACGAACTGGACATGAACTCAGAGACCACCATTCTCGAGTTTTATTCCCAGCGCAATATTTGCTGCCATACAGGTGGTTCCATTGCGTTCGATGGAGACGGCCTTCTGTACGTTTCAACCGGAGATAACTCAACACCATTTAACCAGGAAGGAAGATACGTAACGAGTGGTTTTGCTCCTTTGGATCAGCGAGAAGGCAATGAGCAGTTTGATGCCATGCGGTCATCAGGAAACGCCAATGATCTTCGCGGCAAAATTTTACGAATTCGCGTGAATGATGACGGGACTTATGATATTCCTGAAGGAAATCTCTATGCGCCAGGCACAGAAGGCACACGGCCTGAGATTTATGTTCAGGGGAACCGGAATCCATACCGGATCCAGGTGGATAAAAAAACCAATTTTCTCTATTGGGGTGAAGTTGGACCCGATGCCAATAACGACAGTCTTCAAACCCGTGGACCTCGTGGATATGATGAAGTAAACCAGGCACGTGAAGCCGGTTTCTTCGGTTGGCCTATGTTTGTTGGAAATAACTATCCATATGTGCGCTATAATTATTCGACAGGTGAATCGGGCGAAGCTTTCGATCCTGAGAGTCCTGTTAATAATTCTCCAAACAATACCGGAATTGAGCAACTTCCACCTGCGCAGCCTGCATTCATTTGGTATCCGTATGCAGCGTCGCCGGACTTTCCGACTGTGGGAACAGGCGGTCGAAATGCCATGGCCGGACCGGTTTATTATTCCGATATGTACCCGGAGGAACACCGGCTGCCGGATTATTATGATGGCAAATTCTTTATTTACGATTGGGTTCGCGGATGGATGAAAGCTGTTACCATGTGGCCAAACGGCGATTTTTCCAAGATGGAACCATTTATGCCAAACACAAAATTAAACGCTCTGATTGATTTGGAAATGGGACCAGATGGCCGCCTTTACATGCTTGAATATGGCAGTGGTTGGTTTTCCAAAAACCCGGATGCAGGTTTATCCAGAATTGATTTCAATGCAGGAAACAGACCACCCGTTGTAGATGATGTTCTGGTTGATAAAACCTCGGGAGTTCTTCCGCTAACAGTACAAGTGACTGCAAATGCAGGTGACCCTGAAGATACCGAACTAACCTATATCTGGGATTTTGGAAATGGAGAAACCACCGAGACCAGTGGACCGGAAACGGAAATTACATATAATGAAATTGGGGAATATGAAATCACTCTTGAAGTTCAGGATCCCGGTGGACTCACAGGTATTGGCCGTTCTGTTCCGGTATATGCTGGAAATGCTGCTCCCATTGTGAATATCAATATCGAGGGTAACAGCACATTTTATTTTCCAGGCGTGCCGGTATCATATTCGGTGAATATTGAAGATCCCAATGATCCGTCTGCATCGGAGGATCTTTCCAGCCTGATTGTCTCAGCTGATTATATTGAAGGCACTGATATGGCCGTGGCTTCTCAGGGACACCAAATAATGACGCAGGCTATGGTTGGCAGAAACCTGGTTGAGACGTTGGATTGCCAGGCATGCCATAGCGTTAGCGAAGCCTCCATTGGGCCTTCGTACACGGAGGTGGCTGCGTTATACGAAGATTCTACGGGAGTCACTCCGTATTTAGTTAATAAAATTATCAATGGTGGTTCGGGGGTATGGGGAGAAACCGTAATGCCGGGGCATCTTGAGTTGAACGAATCCGATGCACGAAGCATTGTCTCCTGGATTCAATCGCTTGCGGGAGAACAAGAGAATGAAACGCTGCCGGCGAGCGGAACAATAGATCCAACTCTTGGAGAAGATCCGGCACCAAACGGATTACTCATACTGTCGGCAAGTTATACAGATAAAGGAAGTTCAGAAACGAAGCCGTTGACCGGAAATACGAGTATTTATTTACAAAATAACACGATGAGTTTTGAAAGAGCTTCCAATCTTGATGGTTTTTCCACCATGACGTTCGGCGGTAATTTCCTGATGATGGTTCCCGATCCCACTGGTTCTTTTAGCTTGCAGAATATTGATTTGACGGATGTCGGATCCGTAACAATTGTGGCCGGACTACAAGAACCTTTATCCGGAGAAATTGACTTTGAATTGCGGCTTGGTTCTCCAGAGGGTGAAGTGATTGGTGAAGCTACCTATGAAGCAGGCGGAGGATTCCAAACTCCACAAGGATTTTTGGGCTATACCCTGACATTCAATTTATCTTCCCCAATCGATGAAGGGTCGCACGATTTATATGTTATTAGCCGACGCGCTGACGGTGCTGGCGGAACATTTATTCTCTCGAGCATTCAATTTGATCCGGTTCAATAA